Below is a window of Cheilinus undulatus linkage group 8, ASM1832078v1, whole genome shotgun sequence DNA.
TTTGCTTTCATTGCTTATTCATGATTTTCCTCCAGGTGTATCTGTTTGACTTGACATTTAAACAGAGGCCGTATACCTTCTTGCTCCCAAAAAAGTGCCAATCATCTACAGGTTGGTTATAATGAGAAGAGATTTCAAATGGTGTCTTTTAAAGGCGAATACTGTATCAGATCTTATGCTGTAGTCATCATTTCTGAAACTCTGCCTTCACAGGAGACGTCCAGAATGGAAAGACAACCAATGGCGTCTCCAATGGAATCCACTTACCAACCAGCCATATTCAATTTGCTAAAGGAAGAATGCACCTAAGGTAGTTATTATCTCACCCCGATAcgtgcatttatttatttacagattGACTTTATTTAAGAAGAGTATGCTAACAGCTGAGTTATGCTTACTATTCTCTTTTTGTTCTAGCTCTACCGAGCTCCCTGCTCACTTAGAAAAGATAAAACAACAAGCTAATGATGCCTTTGCACGGCAGCAGTGGACGCAGGCCATCCAGCTGTATAGTTTAGGTATTCATCATGCCAGCAGTAACGCCATGCTGTATGGGAACAGAGCTGCTGCTTACATGAAACGCAAGTGGTAAGCATTTGTTGCATCACAATGAGAAGATGAATGTAGAAGCATGTTTTGAATCTTTCCTACTGTCTGTGATTCACAGGGATGGAGATCATTATGATGCCCTCAGGGACTGTCTGAAGGCTCTTACTCTAAACCCCGGCCATCTGAAGGCTCATTTCAGACTGGCACGTTGTCTGTTTGAGCTGAAGTATGTGGCTGAAGCTCTGGAGTGTCTGGATGATTTCAAAGGAAAGTTTCCTGAGCAGGCGCACAGTAGTGCCTGTGACGCCTTAGACAAAGACATCAAGGCCGCTCTCTTCACCAAGACAGAATCAGGTAAGACAGAGTGAACTGGGAACTCATCTGATTTTCTGTATCTTTCATTTGTCAAACGACACAGTTGGAATTTGAATTGAAAGAGAACATTTTTTGGTTTAAAGATGGCTACTTTAAATCAACAATCTTGTTTACATtgttatttcacatttaataaataacttgcaggctttttaaaatgttagaaTGACTCTCTGGTAATACGCTTGATTTTTACTTCCCTATCAGATGATAAAAAGGCAAACAGCTCCATTAGATTCCACTCTTTCAGTCGGAAGGAGTCTATCCCTGAAGATGAGCTGGTGTTGAGAGAGCGCAGCTTTGACTACAAGCACAGATACTGCGGACACTGCAACACCACCACAGATATCAAAGAGGCCAACTTCTTTGGAAGGTCAGCAGATCTCAATCACACTTCCATTAAGCCTCACAAGGGAGCAGTCACAAGCTCTGAAGCTTTAGACAGAGCACTGTATCTGCAGaagaataaataaagcaaaaaccAGCTACAGGGAGACTTTAAAACAAAGTGTGATGTGTTATTAGCTAAGAACAAATTCTAAGAACACCGGAGAGCACTCTTACAAacatttgagtgctgatatgaCAGGATAAAATGCACTCATCAGCTCTCAAATATGCAACATTAAGAATGACAAGATAAAATAcaattgtaattatttttttgtacttttatatacttaaattttaagtacatttgagcagaaaaacaaaaagtaggAGAAACTGTTAAGAAAGTAAGAATACCACTTTGCCATGTCCTCCTCTTTGTACCATGGGAGAAAGTGGATGGGAAAAAGGGGAACAGAAATTGCCACAGTCTACTGGAAATTCCACgtttctccccttttttcaCAGTTCAGGAGAACTGCTCTCTCATTTATCTCCCCTCTTTGTTTACTAGTTTGCATCTTCCTGTTTATTGCTGGACAGAATGCTGTTATTGGTTGCTGACAATGGCCAAGTCATTAAACAAGGCAAAGTCTGAGACAAAACTAAAGACTTGAAATTCTTTCAACTGTTTGAAACCATTTATCTTTTCTCTATAGCAAAGGCCAGTACATCGTCAGTGGCTCAGACGATGGCTCCTTTTTTATCTGGGAGAAGGAAACGACTAATCTTGTGAGAATCCTGCAGGGGGACGAGTCCATAGTCAACTGCCTGCAGCCCCACCCCAGCTACTGCTTCCTGGCTACTAGTGGTATCGACCCTGTCGTGAGGTTATGGAACCCTAGACCAGAGGTAATCATCTTCTTGGTTTATTAAAAAATTCACACATAATTCTGATTCTTGAACATTTGAAAAAGATTTATTCATAATTATAATAGCTCAACTAAAGATTATCTGGTTTATTTAATGATACACTCGCAGATTCAACGAGTGAAAACTAAGAAAGCCTGTCTATAACCTACAGTTATCTTTATTtgtgactgtaaaaatcatTCCAATCCTGACCCTTAGGGGGCACCAAAAATAACATAGAAATGTATACCTCAATAATAATTGcttcaatttcaccaaaattGGTATGACATTTTGCAGGCTTTGTGATGATGACAGGAATGTTTGATTGTCCCTGTTCTTTCTTTGAACTAAATCAAATTCATTAAAAGTGACCTTTTCACCCTTGTGAACTCTGTTAACTTCCTACTGTTGTTTACAACCTAAAGAGGTAGAACCCATAAGCTGATTCTTTTGGCTTAATTTTGTGTAAATATTTTTGGGTTTGAAAAGTTGATTCTTAATGTTTTACAAAACTCAGTGATAACATCACATCCTTTTCAGTTGATTcttgctctcctcctcctgttttcTCTCTCGTATAACAGACGGAGTGTGAAAATGTGCGGGTGGTAGAGGACATGGAGGGTGCTGCTCAGGCGAACCAGCGGCGCATGAATGCTGACCCGCTAGAGGTAATGCT
It encodes the following:
- the wdtc1 gene encoding WD and tetratricopeptide repeats protein 1 produces the protein MFCGEAMTSVNITRDLLHRQIRDKRAPAFQRFYHVTDPFIKRLGLEAELQGHTGCVNCLEWNERGDLLASGSDDQHAVIWDPFRHKKLTTMHTGHAANIFSVKFLPHSGDRILVTGAADTKVHVHDLTVKETIHMFSDHTNRVKRIATAPMWPNTFWSAAEDGIIRQYDLRESSKRSEVLIDLTEFCGQLVEAKCLAVNPRDNNYLAVGANGPFVRLYDIRMIHNYRKSMSQSTSAAVHTFCERQKPIPDGAGQYYVAGHLPVKLPDYNNRLRVLVATYVTFSPDGTELLVNMGGEQVYLFDLTFKQRPYTFLLPKKCQSSTGDVQNGKTTNGVSNGIHLPTSHIQFAKGRMHLSSTELPAHLEKIKQQANDAFARQQWTQAIQLYSLGIHHASSNAMLYGNRAAAYMKRKWDGDHYDALRDCLKALTLNPGHLKAHFRLARCLFELKYVAEALECLDDFKGKFPEQAHSSACDALDKDIKAALFTKTESDDKKANSSIRFHSFSRKESIPEDELVLRERSFDYKHRYCGHCNTTTDIKEANFFGSKGQYIVSGSDDGSFFIWEKETTNLVRILQGDESIVNCLQPHPSYCFLATSGIDPVVRLWNPRPETECENVRVVEDMEGAAQANQRRMNADPLEVMLLNMGYRITGLRGVGPEGSDDEDSSEGQVQCRPS